CCCGGAATGACGCCCAGCACGCCCTTACCGGCCGGCGTGGCGCCTTTGCGGTGCACAATGGCCTCGCGCCCGTCGGATAGGGTTTCGCGCCAGGCAAAGTTGTGGTGGTTTTCGACCTTGGCTAGCGGCTTCTCACCCAGGGCCCGGCTGATGCGGCGGTGAATCTGGTCGTGGCAGGCTGAGGCGTAGTCGCCGGCCAGGTTCATGGCGGCCCAGTATTCCTGCCCGGCCTGGGAGTCGAGGCTAAGCCAGGCCAGGTGGCGGGCTTCGGGCGGCAAGGGGCAGGCGTTCATGGCCAGCTTGGTGTAGTGCTGGGCCACAGCCGCCCCAATGCCGCGGGAGCCGGAGTGGCTAAGCAGGCCTACGTATTTGCCCACGGGCACGTCGAGCTCGTTGTCCGGGTCGGTGATGTCGACCACGCCGAACTCGACGAAGTGGTTGCCCGAGCCCGAGGTGCCGATTTGCTCAACGGCGGTTTGGCGCTTGCCGCGCAGTACGGCAATGTCCTTGAACTCGGGCCGCTCGAAAATGGCGTCGTCCATTTTCTTATCGAAGGCTGAAAACTTGCTACCAAAGCGGGTATTGGCCAGAATGATGTTGCGCAGCTCTTTGGCCCGCTGGTAGAGCTCGTGCTCGGGCAACGGAAACACCGACAAGGCCATGCGGCAGCCAATATCCATGCCCACGCCGTAGGGAATGACGGCATTGTCGACGGCCAGCACCCCGCCAATGGGCAGGCCGTAGCCCTGGTGGGCGTCGGGCATCAGGGCCCCGTCGATGGTGACGGGCAGCTGCATGGCAGTGTCCATCTGCTTGCGGGCCCCGTCCTCGATGAACTCCTCGCCGTAGCGGCGGTAGTCCTTAATTTCGGGATTGAGCCCTACGCTTTTGCTGGGCTGGGGCACGAGTTCC
Above is a genomic segment from Hymenobacter cellulosivorans containing:
- a CDS encoding RtcB family protein → MSKQTVRGNDLRKIGFPEGPAIGRALDVLADRQFKKLDKGSALALLQQIQADPYKYLRDETWRDVAKELVPQPSKSVGLNPEIKDYRRYGEEFIEDGARKQMDTAMQLPVTIDGALMPDAHQGYGLPIGGVLAVDNAVIPYGVGMDIGCRMALSVFPLPEHELYQRAKELRNIILANTRFGSKFSAFDKKMDDAIFERPEFKDIAVLRGKRQTAVEQIGTSGSGNHFVEFGVVDITDPDNELDVPVGKYVGLLSHSGSRGIGAAVAQHYTKLAMNACPLPPEARHLAWLSLDSQAGQEYWAAMNLAGDYASACHDQIHRRISRALGEKPLAKVENHHNFAWRETLSDGREAIVHRKGATPAGKGVLGVIPGSMTAPGFIVRGRGERDSLQSASHGAGRRMSRGQAMKTLKEGDVRRELKDHGIELMGGGLDEAPMAYKDIHQVMAHQRDLVDVLGSFTPKIVRMDAGGKGGKGGE